The Legionella sp. PATHC032 genome has a window encoding:
- a CDS encoding alpha-amylase family glycosyl hydrolase gives MFPRICCYNQYPGLYQDFDAMREDLQRIQKMGFKQVWVNPFYTPCQYNPIPNMANRIHSPYAMKDESIYPRYAKNEKSVQQYTAKANELGLMPVFDLVARHLAVDHRFVNGDKFFLEKYNIDTKKWFKRHQNGNLVMHNMDENYNPLTNNPWSDVATFNYDDPVICEQIIEYYWKPFIEHTIEHLGFQGVRIDAPAMVNNKVLSRLTEIAQEACQRKFQRDPLVIAETIGRGYMEENLDLKGIVTHTMNSVFWMPGPEGGYGYSFDLWQQDDNWFTQNKGLLQQVGPTIGFPGSHDEPRYTQQLMEKGIQDDELLAKRMREKLAVSAFCSDGGWILQYGDEYGATKPVNVFDPTPVEYHQQKHLRRFDLSDYICEINKTLAQLPNPHFPEWTQRVFLPNHPDLVTFIVHQGWGYTGTSFVVVTNTDPSQEIVLTEKDLGEIMLANGRNNTMEKQLKPKALYLCGALRASPELKKELQIVASRLTANEKSPHFFQSHPEEKKTGEKLHSDNTPPQFK, from the coding sequence ATGTTTCCACGCATTTGTTGCTATAACCAATACCCTGGGTTGTATCAAGATTTTGATGCGATGCGGGAAGATTTGCAGCGAATTCAGAAGATGGGTTTTAAGCAGGTTTGGGTCAACCCATTTTATACACCTTGTCAATATAATCCTATCCCTAACATGGCTAATCGTATTCATAGTCCTTATGCCATGAAGGATGAATCAATTTATCCACGCTATGCCAAGAATGAAAAAAGCGTACAGCAATACACTGCAAAAGCAAATGAGCTTGGTTTAATGCCTGTATTTGATTTGGTTGCAAGACACTTGGCAGTAGATCATCGTTTTGTGAATGGCGATAAATTTTTTCTTGAAAAATACAATATCGATACGAAAAAATGGTTTAAACGTCACCAAAATGGAAATTTGGTGATGCATAACATGGATGAAAATTACAATCCTTTGACCAATAATCCTTGGAGTGATGTGGCAACGTTCAACTATGATGATCCCGTCATTTGCGAACAAATCATCGAATACTATTGGAAACCATTTATCGAACATACTATTGAACATCTTGGTTTTCAGGGAGTACGTATTGATGCGCCCGCCATGGTGAATAACAAAGTATTGTCTCGTTTAACTGAAATTGCACAAGAAGCCTGCCAACGCAAATTTCAACGTGACCCGCTTGTTATTGCAGAAACGATAGGCAGGGGTTATATGGAAGAAAATCTTGATTTGAAAGGTATTGTAACCCACACGATGAATAGTGTGTTCTGGATGCCCGGCCCCGAAGGTGGGTATGGCTATTCATTTGACTTGTGGCAACAGGATGACAATTGGTTTACTCAAAATAAAGGATTATTACAGCAGGTTGGTCCTACAATTGGTTTTCCTGGCTCTCATGATGAACCACGCTATACTCAGCAACTGATGGAAAAAGGTATCCAGGATGATGAATTGCTTGCAAAACGCATGCGCGAAAAATTGGCTGTCAGCGCATTTTGTTCTGATGGCGGCTGGATTTTACAATACGGCGATGAATATGGCGCTACCAAACCAGTGAATGTTTTTGATCCAACCCCTGTTGAATATCATCAACAAAAGCATCTGAGACGATTTGATTTGTCAGACTATATCTGTGAAATTAATAAAACTCTGGCTCAGCTACCCAATCCTCACTTCCCTGAATGGACCCAACGGGTCTTTCTCCCGAATCATCCGGATTTGGTAACCTTTATTGTTCACCAAGGTTGGGGTTATACAGGTACCTCATTCGTTGTTGTGACAAACACCGATCCGTCTCAGGAAATCGTATTAACAGAAAAGGATCTTGGCGAGATAATGCTGGCAAATGGACGAAATAATACAATGGAAAAACAGCTGAAACCTAAAGCTCTTTATTTATGTGGCGCGCTTCGTGCATCACCTGAATTGAAAAAAGAGCTCCAAATTGTTGCATCAAGGCTAACTGCAAATGAAAAATCCCCTCATTTTTTCCAAAGTCATCCTGAAGAAAAGAAAACGGGCGAAAAGTTACATTCAGACAATACACCGCCTCAATTTAAATAA
- a CDS encoding 3-deoxy-7-phosphoheptulonate synthase, with the protein MSYSILKKLPPIEKIIQELPLPYPACQQIAQDRQEIKAILEGRDKRLLMIVGPCSAWPKKAVLEYAERLVQLNNKVKHDLKLIMRVYIQKPRTTKGWTGPVNQPDLFSTPDIEAGIKYTRDMMIKVIQMGLPIADEALFTHNAKGFLELLSWVAIGARSSEDQEHRIFASGLDCAVGLKNPTHGSLAVGVNSLVASQHPHVAVFDGYEVQTHGNHHAHLVLRGSNQAPNYSVSHLEEVMYYMGMHQIVNPSVIIDVSHDNCLVNGKKNHQLQPSIAFSILESIKNRPDLKQLVKGFMVESFIKEGNQKLDSINPANIDLNGLSVTDPCLSWEKTESFLLELAERKAL; encoded by the coding sequence ATGAGTTATTCAATCTTAAAAAAACTGCCACCAATAGAAAAAATCATCCAGGAATTGCCATTACCCTATCCAGCCTGTCAGCAAATTGCTCAAGACCGGCAAGAAATCAAAGCGATTTTGGAAGGGCGAGATAAACGTCTTTTGATGATAGTTGGTCCTTGTTCAGCATGGCCTAAGAAAGCTGTATTGGAATACGCTGAGCGTTTGGTACAACTCAACAACAAAGTAAAACACGATTTAAAATTAATCATGCGGGTTTACATTCAAAAGCCCAGAACAACAAAAGGCTGGACTGGCCCTGTTAATCAACCCGATTTGTTTTCAACCCCTGATATAGAAGCGGGTATAAAATATACTCGGGATATGATGATAAAAGTCATTCAAATGGGGCTCCCTATCGCTGATGAGGCTCTTTTCACCCATAATGCCAAGGGATTTCTTGAACTTCTGTCCTGGGTTGCAATAGGCGCCCGTAGTTCAGAAGATCAAGAGCATCGAATTTTTGCCTCTGGCCTTGACTGTGCGGTAGGATTAAAAAACCCCACACATGGTTCACTTGCTGTAGGAGTAAACAGCCTAGTTGCCTCACAACATCCTCATGTCGCTGTCTTTGATGGATATGAAGTGCAAACCCATGGTAATCATCATGCTCATCTCGTTCTGCGTGGCTCAAACCAAGCCCCCAATTACTCCGTTTCTCACCTGGAGGAGGTCATGTACTATATGGGCATGCATCAGATAGTTAACCCTTCTGTCATTATTGATGTGAGCCATGACAACTGTCTGGTGAATGGGAAAAAAAATCATCAACTGCAACCATCAATTGCTTTTAGCATTCTTGAAAGCATCAAAAATAGACCCGATTTAAAACAACTGGTCAAAGGTTTCATGGTAGAAAGTTTCATCAAAGAAGGTAATCAAAAATTAGACTCTATCAATCCGGCAAACATTGATTTAAACGGGTTATCCGTTACAGATCCTTGCCTCAGTTGGGAAAAGACAGAATCGTTCCTGTTGGAACTGGCAGAGAGGAAAGCGTTATGA
- a CDS encoding prephenate dehydratase domain-containing protein — MKNLIEEKEAIRFGVSGDIGSFSEEAALLYAKEKDINVHLIHLLDMEGVLNAIENETIDLGILPVVNLLGGLVKPAFQAMGKYSFTPIDEIWHDINQCLLVKSNTQHHKITHIVSHPQGLAQCKKFLSNQFKDAKKIEWIDTAKAAKDLAEGILPPHAAVIASARCASLYGLKIRARNIEDSNQNKTAFILVKK, encoded by the coding sequence ATGAAGAATCTCATTGAAGAAAAAGAAGCGATTCGCTTCGGTGTTTCTGGAGATATCGGATCATTTTCTGAGGAAGCAGCGCTGCTTTATGCTAAAGAGAAAGATATTAATGTCCATCTCATTCATTTGCTGGATATGGAAGGCGTTTTAAATGCTATTGAGAATGAAACTATAGATTTGGGCATCTTACCCGTTGTGAACCTTTTAGGAGGATTGGTAAAACCAGCATTTCAGGCTATGGGCAAATATTCATTTACTCCCATCGATGAGATTTGGCATGACATTAACCAATGCCTGCTGGTTAAATCGAATACTCAACATCATAAAATTACCCATATTGTTTCGCATCCTCAAGGTCTTGCCCAGTGCAAAAAATTCCTAAGCAACCAATTTAAGGATGCGAAAAAAATAGAATGGATCGATACAGCAAAAGCAGCAAAGGATTTGGCAGAAGGAATATTGCCACCCCATGCTGCTGTCATTGCGTCGGCACGTTGTGCATCACTTTATGGTTTGAAAATAAGAGCGAGAAATATTGAGGACAGCAATCAGAATAAAACAGCTTTTATATTAGTTAAAAAATAG
- a CDS encoding chorismate mutase, whose protein sequence is MSTIEELRKQIEQTDADIIEKLAQRQDLAKQIGALKSKEGKKIIDRLREKKLFEYYDCLSKQYHLQQDFVNQLFKIIISNSKKVQK, encoded by the coding sequence ATGAGTACAATCGAAGAACTAAGAAAACAAATTGAGCAAACTGATGCAGACATCATTGAAAAGTTGGCTCAACGCCAAGATTTGGCCAAGCAAATCGGTGCTTTAAAATCTAAAGAAGGAAAAAAAATAATAGATCGTCTGCGCGAAAAAAAATTGTTTGAATATTATGACTGTTTGTCCAAGCAATATCACTTGCAACAGGATTTCGTGAATCAATTATTCAAGATAATTATCTCAAACTCAAAAAAGGTCCAAAAATAA
- a CDS encoding pyridoxal phosphate-dependent aminotransferase — protein MNHCEKKSLPKDSATVAINSLAQQKINVGIKIHNLSAGEPKLPPHPSIINAVTQAMEQGHTLYPPIMGIPELRHLGCEWMNRSYDCSFQKEQCLVVNGGKLGIYLLIQLLLRPTDEVIIPSPYWVSYPAMVSLFGGTPVIVETTEVEEWKLTPQALKKACSAKSKILILNNASNPTGALYTQSELTHLLQIAEEQDLLVISDEVYSELTYDGHHYVSCGSFPQFRERVIIIQSCSKNFSMTGWRVGFVFAPEIFINPLTSLVSQSTSGVTTLSQWAAVAALQEVNQVNIWVQQNMEKRRNCLLRTLHDYLGLTITPPVSSLYVFLSLKDIGCKNQNSEEFCKQALDKANVAMVPGIAFGKEGYVRLSFGGNEEDLKSGVYALAQWLHH, from the coding sequence ATGAACCATTGTGAAAAAAAAAGCTTGCCCAAAGATTCCGCAACAGTTGCCATTAATTCTCTGGCTCAACAAAAAATAAACGTGGGAATCAAAATTCATAATCTCAGTGCTGGAGAACCCAAACTGCCACCCCATCCCTCCATAATAAATGCCGTTACACAAGCTATGGAACAAGGGCATACCCTTTATCCTCCCATAATGGGGATTCCTGAACTACGTCATCTGGGCTGTGAATGGATGAATAGATCCTATGATTGTTCATTCCAAAAGGAGCAATGCCTGGTTGTGAATGGTGGAAAACTTGGCATTTATTTACTCATTCAATTATTATTGCGGCCAACCGATGAAGTCATTATTCCTTCTCCCTACTGGGTATCCTATCCAGCCATGGTTAGCCTGTTTGGTGGTACTCCCGTGATAGTTGAAACGACAGAAGTTGAAGAATGGAAACTAACGCCACAGGCTCTGAAAAAGGCTTGTTCTGCAAAAAGTAAAATACTCATTCTGAATAATGCCAGCAATCCAACTGGAGCCTTGTATACCCAATCCGAACTGACTCACTTATTGCAAATTGCCGAGGAGCAAGATCTTTTAGTGATCTCTGATGAAGTTTACAGCGAACTGACCTATGATGGGCATCATTACGTATCCTGTGGTTCTTTCCCCCAGTTTCGGGAGCGTGTCATCATCATTCAAAGCTGTTCAAAAAACTTTTCCATGACGGGTTGGCGAGTAGGATTCGTTTTCGCCCCAGAAATATTCATCAACCCTTTAACTTCTCTAGTCAGTCAAAGCACCAGTGGAGTAACCACCCTTAGCCAATGGGCTGCTGTGGCGGCACTGCAAGAGGTAAATCAAGTCAATATCTGGGTTCAACAAAACATGGAAAAAAGAAGAAATTGCCTCCTCCGCACCTTGCATGACTATCTGGGATTGACTATAACACCTCCAGTTTCCTCACTTTATGTTTTTCTTTCCCTAAAGGATATTGGCTGCAAAAATCAAAATTCCGAAGAGTTTTGTAAACAAGCTTTGGATAAGGCCAATGTTGCGATGGTACCAGGAATCGCCTTTGGTAAAGAGGGTTACGTCCGTTTGTCTTTTGGAGGCAATGAAGAAGATTTAAAATCAGGTGTCTATGCTCTGGCACAATGGCTACATCATTGA
- the tehB gene encoding SAM-dependent methyltransferase TehB, whose amino-acid sequence MPIKYDNLICYKQISIDDHGKLKFFLEKHSTKEGTWGKLCLNEGEIDFIFLDGSGQELSRIRLDKNNQELSIPPASWHKIIPISATFNSRLEFYCKPHRYFNKKYGLTEVHRDLLYVYHTYLSHSGPLTILDVGCGSGRNLLYLAQLGHAVTGIDINQSALENIQVIAQKENLSSINTLAQDLNQPQSLTRNHYDFICSTVTLQFLNAFCIPALLTELQKATKKNGYHFLVFPVQSNLYSLPASFTFLPKQEELYHFYQDRGWSILEYKETVGHLHKQDELGRPMQGLFALLLAQKVL is encoded by the coding sequence ATGCCAATAAAATACGATAATTTAATCTGTTACAAACAGATATCCATTGATGACCATGGAAAACTTAAATTTTTTCTTGAAAAGCACAGTACAAAAGAAGGGACATGGGGTAAACTTTGCTTAAACGAAGGTGAAATTGATTTTATTTTCCTGGATGGCTCGGGCCAGGAACTGTCGCGCATCCGACTGGATAAAAACAATCAGGAATTGTCTATTCCTCCTGCTTCCTGGCATAAAATTATTCCAATCAGCGCCACCTTCAATTCTCGGCTTGAATTTTATTGCAAACCTCATCGCTACTTTAACAAAAAATACGGTTTAACTGAGGTGCACCGTGACTTACTGTACGTGTATCATACTTACTTATCGCATTCAGGCCCACTAACTATCCTGGATGTCGGTTGTGGTTCAGGTAGAAATCTTTTGTACTTGGCCCAACTTGGTCATGCAGTGACTGGGATTGATATCAATCAATCGGCACTGGAAAATATTCAGGTAATTGCTCAAAAAGAAAATCTGAGTTCAATTAACACTTTGGCACAGGATTTAAATCAACCTCAATCCCTTACCAGAAATCATTATGATTTTATTTGCTCTACCGTGACCCTCCAATTTTTAAATGCCTTTTGTATTCCAGCCTTATTGACTGAATTGCAGAAGGCAACGAAGAAAAATGGCTATCATTTTCTGGTTTTTCCCGTCCAATCCAATCTTTATTCGCTTCCAGCTTCATTTACGTTTTTGCCAAAGCAGGAAGAACTGTATCATTTTTACCAGGACAGGGGCTGGTCTATCCTCGAATACAAAGAAACAGTAGGACATCTTCATAAACAGGACGAATTGGGAAGACCGATGCAAGGATTATTTGCTCTTTTGCTTGCCCAGAAAGTTTTATAA
- a CDS encoding Rrf2 family transcriptional regulator → MQLTQFTDYSLRALIYIALKKGSCTIKDITDAYSISNNHLIKIIHNLSKMGLIKTIRGKHGGILMAASPETINLGQLIMELEPNFDLVPCFNKEKANCCIAPACKLKSVLYEAQRAFLQILEQYTLADVLHNPSELSTLLRIS, encoded by the coding sequence ATGCAATTGACTCAATTTACTGATTATTCCTTACGCGCCTTGATCTACATTGCCCTAAAGAAAGGTTCATGTACCATTAAGGACATTACAGACGCCTATTCGATATCAAACAATCACCTCATCAAAATCATTCATAATTTATCAAAGATGGGTTTAATTAAAACAATACGAGGGAAACATGGCGGTATTTTGATGGCAGCCTCACCTGAAACCATTAATTTAGGTCAATTGATTATGGAGCTTGAGCCCAATTTCGATTTGGTTCCCTGTTTTAATAAAGAAAAGGCAAACTGCTGCATTGCTCCAGCATGTAAACTCAAGAGCGTTTTGTATGAGGCACAACGTGCTTTCCTGCAGATTTTAGAGCAGTACACTCTGGCAGATGTTTTACATAACCCAAGTGAGTTGTCTACTTTATTAAGGATCAGTTAG
- a CDS encoding group I truncated hemoglobin translates to MTESLFERLGGQNAVNTAVDIFYRKMLMDDRVNYFFDDVDMEQQILKQKGFLTMVFGGPNHYTGKSMRGGHQHLLAMGLNDSHVDIVIEHLGETLKELGANEEDIQKVAAIANSVRDDVLGRSS, encoded by the coding sequence ATGACTGAATCATTGTTTGAGCGATTAGGCGGCCAAAATGCTGTCAATACGGCTGTGGATATTTTCTACCGCAAAATGCTCATGGATGACAGGGTGAATTATTTTTTTGATGACGTGGATATGGAGCAACAAATCCTTAAGCAAAAAGGATTTTTAACCATGGTGTTTGGCGGACCAAATCACTATACAGGAAAAAGTATGCGGGGAGGACATCAGCATCTACTTGCTATGGGCTTAAATGACTCACATGTCGATATTGTCATCGAGCATTTAGGGGAAACCCTTAAGGAATTGGGCGCCAATGAAGAAGACATTCAAAAAGTAGCGGCAATCGCCAATAGCGTTCGTGACGATGTATTGGGGCGATCATCATGA
- a CDS encoding FAD-binding oxidoreductase yields MSTVRFNNQSFALTPDESLLQCFLRNGVEYPNSCQAGICQSCLIKAKDGEINPGWQEGLPETLKSQGYFLACLAKPTTSLDVTSPDNAECETQAQIMSLQRLNHNVIQVKLQVEHPTPWLPGQYLSLINPEGTMRNYSIANIPADDGYIELHIKIYPQGDMGQWLLQRATTNTFITIRGPFGQCYYHNPDKLAFNILLAGTGTGLAPLIGIIRSALTQKHKGTITLVHGGVTDEDIYYREELEMLSLLFSNFRYDPCVLQSQGLYPEGSIEKRVLIHLNAPNATKVYVCGPKETTNKLKTRIFLGGVPSANIYSDVFL; encoded by the coding sequence ATGAGTACCGTACGATTTAATAATCAATCTTTTGCATTAACTCCGGATGAAAGTCTCTTGCAATGTTTTTTGCGTAACGGGGTAGAATATCCTAACTCCTGTCAGGCAGGCATTTGCCAGTCATGCCTGATTAAAGCCAAAGATGGGGAAATTAATCCAGGCTGGCAAGAAGGATTACCGGAAACACTCAAATCTCAAGGGTATTTCCTGGCTTGTCTTGCCAAACCAACCACTTCACTTGATGTCACATCTCCTGATAATGCAGAATGCGAGACACAAGCTCAAATAATGAGCCTGCAACGATTAAATCACAATGTCATTCAAGTCAAACTGCAGGTAGAACACCCTACTCCCTGGCTACCCGGGCAATACTTGTCGCTCATTAATCCTGAAGGAACGATGCGCAATTATTCCATAGCCAATATCCCTGCTGATGATGGCTACATTGAACTGCACATTAAAATTTATCCGCAAGGTGACATGGGACAATGGCTTTTGCAACGCGCAACCACTAATACATTCATCACAATCCGAGGCCCTTTTGGTCAATGTTATTACCATAATCCAGATAAACTGGCTTTTAATATATTGCTGGCAGGAACAGGGACTGGCCTTGCCCCGCTGATAGGTATCATTAGAAGCGCATTAACACAAAAACATAAAGGAACGATTACCCTGGTGCATGGCGGTGTTACTGATGAGGATATCTATTACAGGGAAGAACTGGAAATGTTGTCTTTATTGTTCAGCAACTTCCGCTATGATCCCTGCGTACTTCAAAGTCAAGGGCTTTATCCCGAAGGCTCAATTGAAAAACGAGTGTTAATTCACCTGAATGCTCCCAACGCTACGAAAGTCTATGTGTGTGGTCCAAAAGAAACAACCAATAAATTGAAAACACGAATTTTTCTTGGCGGCGTGCCTTCAGCAAATATTTATAGTGATGTTTTTTTATAA
- a CDS encoding amidohydrolase family protein: MIVDFETHFITEACIDYLTQRQEAPKLVPELNGAYTMCFTPDVSLFHTSALREELLSLNEQRLAIMDQAGVTIQVLSLTTINGIDSCPGDENKSTALAREVNDKLYSAIQKHPERFKGFASISPYDVKEGIKELERAISQLGFVGWLTHSNFGQDNYLDDKTYWPLLEAAEGLNIPIYLHPNVPIMREFGKYGFALGGSALGFEFDTALCLMRMILGGVFDAFPKLKIMLGHLGETMPFLMERLDHLYRIPDLKPYRPSIQRIPSEVLRQNIYITTSGRFFVPALRYVLEVMGEDRVLFASDYPMESLADATRFIQDSDLSNQTKQKIFSINAGNLNLI; the protein is encoded by the coding sequence ATGATCGTCGATTTTGAAACGCACTTCATCACTGAAGCTTGTATTGATTATCTGACTCAACGCCAGGAAGCTCCCAAATTGGTTCCAGAGCTCAATGGAGCTTATACAATGTGTTTTACACCTGATGTTTCCTTATTTCACACAAGTGCATTAAGGGAGGAATTATTAAGTTTAAACGAGCAACGACTGGCAATTATGGACCAAGCAGGAGTGACAATCCAAGTATTAAGTTTGACTACTATCAATGGGATTGACTCCTGCCCTGGAGATGAAAACAAAAGCACCGCTTTAGCAAGAGAAGTCAATGATAAGCTTTACTCTGCTATTCAAAAACATCCTGAACGATTTAAAGGTTTTGCTTCTATATCGCCTTATGACGTCAAAGAGGGTATAAAAGAATTGGAAAGAGCAATATCTCAATTAGGTTTTGTAGGTTGGCTTACACACTCCAATTTTGGCCAGGATAATTACCTGGACGATAAAACCTATTGGCCATTGTTGGAAGCCGCGGAAGGTTTAAACATTCCTATCTACCTGCATCCGAATGTACCCATTATGCGCGAATTCGGTAAATATGGTTTTGCCTTGGGGGGAAGTGCCTTAGGGTTTGAATTTGACACGGCTTTATGTCTGATGCGAATGATTCTTGGAGGTGTATTCGATGCATTTCCCAAATTAAAAATTATGCTGGGGCACTTGGGTGAAACCATGCCTTTTTTAATGGAGCGTCTCGATCATTTATACCGTATACCAGACTTGAAACCTTATCGACCTTCTATTCAGCGTATTCCCTCAGAGGTATTACGTCAAAATATTTACATAACCACCAGCGGACGTTTCTTCGTTCCCGCCTTACGTTATGTTCTAGAGGTCATGGGAGAGGACAGGGTATTGTTTGCCTCCGATTATCCGATGGAATCCTTAGCTGACGCGACTCGATTTATTCAAGATTCCGATTTATCAAACCAAACGAAGCAAAAAATTTTCTCTATAAATGCCGGGAATTTAAACCTTATATGA
- a CDS encoding lpg2538 family Dot/Icm T4SS effector, which translates to MKTKYEMSQGKTEFLAKEQDSSYPGYQVSVLDLEKIVKHYQEKYGICLIINGTTPKYQALIKERQVNFEQQKQQFLELKYAKFLQIFFQPPNLNGANSPFSINKHMGAFIGFYEEIHNKVLPFLDAKGKIISGLSLEGLIQLNEACQELSCKGILDAKINEFIERNSDYMGLTARESASEIKDICDELQEGEVLGYFFTGQRTSGRCHFDLYICLPGKTIRPIFYNTALIRYHDLEGMFHLNVPFVEGNFFTPDLLKLYSAMDLQQLIPQADRTSCGTLTMMYAKELLKEEARGLKEFTLSFTYYNEKGEKEYFFLPSPQVLRYSQVSLYNEAFKAIVSHENDGHAGLVRKGTKKYMFHTIEKILIQSFKIALEKEDADVLEENQKIWDILPGFQEKWQEAYKEMVAKRDVMHQGVNKYLLYSTHRMSHIASEQSINNEADADRLILR; encoded by the coding sequence ATGAAAACAAAATATGAAATGAGTCAAGGTAAAACTGAGTTTTTGGCTAAAGAACAAGATAGTTCTTATCCAGGGTATCAAGTCAGCGTTCTGGATCTCGAAAAAATAGTTAAGCATTATCAGGAAAAATATGGTATTTGCTTGATTATTAATGGCACTACACCCAAGTATCAGGCTTTGATAAAAGAGCGCCAGGTTAATTTTGAACAACAAAAACAGCAATTTCTGGAGCTCAAATACGCCAAATTTTTACAAATATTTTTTCAGCCGCCTAATCTGAATGGCGCAAATTCTCCTTTTTCTATCAATAAACATATGGGAGCATTTATAGGTTTTTACGAAGAAATACACAATAAAGTTCTTCCATTTCTGGATGCAAAAGGAAAAATCATTTCGGGGTTATCCCTGGAAGGGTTAATACAACTCAATGAGGCCTGCCAGGAGCTGTCATGCAAAGGAATACTTGATGCAAAAATTAATGAATTTATAGAGCGAAATTCTGATTATATGGGGTTAACTGCCAGGGAAAGCGCAAGTGAAATAAAAGACATCTGTGATGAACTGCAAGAAGGGGAGGTTTTGGGTTATTTTTTTACTGGTCAACGTACCAGTGGGAGATGTCATTTCGATCTCTATATCTGTTTACCTGGTAAGACCATAAGACCGATATTTTATAATACAGCGCTTATCAGATATCATGATCTTGAAGGAATGTTTCATTTGAATGTTCCGTTTGTTGAAGGGAATTTTTTTACACCTGATTTGCTAAAATTATATTCTGCAATGGACTTGCAACAGCTAATCCCTCAAGCTGACAGGACTTCATGTGGTACTTTGACCATGATGTATGCCAAGGAGTTACTAAAAGAGGAGGCGAGAGGGCTGAAAGAGTTTACGCTGAGTTTTACTTATTATAATGAGAAAGGCGAGAAGGAGTATTTTTTTCTCCCATCACCACAAGTATTACGATATTCTCAAGTAAGTTTATATAATGAAGCGTTTAAAGCCATTGTATCTCATGAAAATGATGGTCACGCTGGTTTAGTCAGAAAAGGCACTAAAAAGTATATGTTTCATACTATCGAAAAAATTCTCATCCAATCTTTTAAGATTGCACTTGAAAAAGAAGATGCTGATGTTCTGGAGGAAAATCAAAAAATTTGGGATATATTACCTGGCTTTCAGGAAAAATGGCAGGAAGCCTATAAGGAAATGGTTGCCAAACGCGATGTGATGCATCAAGGGGTAAATAAGTATTTGCTTTATTCCACCCATCGGATGAGCCATATTGCAAGTGAACAATCCATAAACAATGAAGCGGATGCTGATAGGTTAATTCTTCGTTAA
- the mscL gene encoding large-conductance mechanosensitive channel protein MscL, with protein MSLLKEFKEFAMRGNVMDLAVAVVMGVAFNKIVTALVDGIIMPCVGLLLGGINIAGLSFTVGDAQIKWGNFLQNVIDFIIVAFAIFVLIKLINLLQRKKANEPEPVTPEIQLLTEIRDLLARNSSKI; from the coding sequence ATGAGTTTACTAAAGGAATTCAAAGAATTTGCCATGCGAGGCAACGTGATGGATTTGGCAGTTGCTGTTGTAATGGGTGTTGCTTTTAATAAAATTGTCACTGCTTTGGTCGATGGAATTATCATGCCTTGCGTTGGTTTGTTATTGGGAGGCATCAATATTGCAGGATTGAGTTTTACTGTAGGGGACGCTCAAATCAAGTGGGGAAATTTTTTACAAAATGTCATTGATTTTATTATCGTTGCTTTTGCTATTTTTGTACTCATCAAGTTAATCAATCTGCTGCAGAGAAAAAAAGCAAATGAACCAGAACCAGTCACTCCGGAAATTCAATTACTTACTGAAATACGTGATCTGCTTGCAAGAAATAGTAGTAAAATCTGA